One Choristoneura fumiferana chromosome 25, NRCan_CFum_1, whole genome shotgun sequence genomic region harbors:
- the wfs1 gene encoding wolframin ER transmembrane glycoprotein wfs1 isoform X2, translating into MNFQRYCHNRNNKHKHDSHTSVSRCIRSGVIEEDSAAIVRAKSCLAASRQETVARKAARDLFASLSNGEEFITTAQLERRIREICNTTLQKQDDSTDEDSPEEARALDDGQALEAPQAEAGDSHGNGALRTHQPSEEDYEDTGGPSEEIRNLTVDNLVTAAVDYCQGEMPLVGYELSLTDPSVKSLDHVPLLQQAFLHPLVFIQVLYLKLLDYFGSFQFRLSNIELSLVLIAYLSVSMDSLYHLVPLVLYYVSFIAMVICTFKMFHAKRQFIDFRKWSGLFLRYSDGNLQPDESENLFVMNNIGPFLKFFLALFINLFLYPFIATQWVPFSEFCVLSFSIMFLSLLSFGTNGKPYPDMLALLSFGINVLAKYPYEKDTVVHQGWRFLDLHISNYPSYILGNSIEFCLNARMFFSLLVPIIVFFMARRSNWQGFFKYALPHCVTLSWLQMFIMCSHGCTTYGLIRGTLGLVCSFLFIPLIGVVTLTLPIFAFLQYITISRLFYTTTLVVGFGFTLGVTCILAKTESTKKFVTPFQLASGLITLLYFGNQFVMNVQDGGLPSGLIELIGPDKPSIKNLLKNEFVADYEDNSYQISWEDYYNNCNSPSWIESNMAATQMKCSVLDGAHVNWEGYIKEIELKSINNRWDDFAAWLPGFLQEYFKCYYGDEYMTLCQSDSSIKECQFVRNVARHSGKICHLNRYNEYTYEIKVIMEASGGLLKRHAEIAITYNHYFTNYTRLLHSDERIRFRGIITNEPNKYNIGTKNLNVQGYEINCLECRDARGTISSKAPSVSKFSELFKTVVNDCVVSTKNVLNFLFNPVVVFK; encoded by the exons ATGAATTTTCAACGATATTGTCATAACAGGAACAATAAGCATAAACATGACTCGCATACCTCGGTCAGTcg GTGTATCCGCAGTGGTGTGATTGAGGAGGACAGTGCGGCCATAGTCCGTGCCAAGTCCTGCCTCGCTGCTAGCCGCCAGGAGACCGTCGCGCGCAAGGCAGCCCGCGATCTGTTTGCAAG CTTATCCAACGGCGAAGAGTTCATAACGACGGCGCAGCTGGAGCGACGCATCCGAGAAATCTGTAACACGACGCTCCAGAAACAAGACGACAGCACCGATGAAGACTCGCCAG AGGAGGCCCGCGCGTTGGACGACGGGCAAGCCCTGGAGGCTCCGCAGGCCGAGGCGGGCGACAGCCACGGCAACGGCGCGCTGAGGACACACCAACCCTCGGAGGAAG ACTACGAAGACACGGGCGGTCCCAGCGAGGAAATACGCAACCTGACAGTTGACAATCTTGTGACAGCCGCCGTTGACTATTGTCAAGGCGAAATGCCCCTCGTAGGATACGAGCTCAGCCTGACAGACCCCAGCGTCAAATCCTTAGATCATGTCCCATTGCTACAGCAAGCATTCCTACACCCCTTAGTTTTTATACAAGTCCTATACTTGAAGCTACTCGATTACTTCGGCTCGTTCCAATTTAGATTATCCAATATTGAATTATCACTAGTTTTAATagcatatttatccgtcagtatGGATAGCCTATACCACTTGGTGCCATTAGTTTTGTACTACGTTAGTTTCATCGCCATGGTTATATGTACCTTCAAAATGTTCCACGCGAAAAGACAGTTCATAGACTTTAGGAAATGGTCGGGTCTGTTTCTGAGATATAGCGACGGAAATCTACAACCAGACGAATCCGAGAATTTGTTTGTCATGAACAATATAGGGCCGTTTTTGAAGTTTTTCTTAGCattgtttattaatttgtttctaTATCCTTTTATAGCTACGCAATGGGTGCCTTTCTCTGAATTCTGCGTGCTCTCGTTTTCCATAATGTTTCTCTCTCTGTTATCGTTCGGTACGAACGGAAAGCCATATCCGGATATGCTGGCTTTACTATCCTTTGGCATAAACGTGTTAGCCAAATACCCTTACGAAAAGGATACAGTCGTGCACCAAGGGTGGCGGTTTTTGGATCTTCATATATCCAACTATCCGTCTTACATACTGGGGAATAGCATAGAGTTTTGTTTGAACGCTCGCATGTTCTTCTCTTTACTTGTGCCTATTATAGTATTCTTCATGGCTAGGAGGAGTAATTGGCAAGGTTTTTTCAAATATGCATTGCCTCATTGCGTGACTTTAAGTtggttgcagatgtttataatGTGCTCGCACGGTTGCACCACATATGGCTTGATACGTGGTACATTAGGTTTGGTTTGTTCTTTCCTTTTTATTCCTCTGATTGGGGTGGTGACGTTGACTTTGCCGATATTTGCGTTTCTCCAGTACATTACGATATCGCGCTTGTTTTATACGACGACGCTGGTGGTTGGGTTTGGTTTTACGCTGGGGGTTACTTGTATACTCGCCAAGACGGAATCAACTAAGAAATTTGTCACACCTTTCCAG TTAGCATCCGGCCTCATAACGCTGCTGTATTTCGGCAACCAGTTCGTTATGAACGTCCAAGACGGGGGCCTGCCTTCCGGCCTAATCGAACTCATAGGCCCCGATAAACCCAGCATCAAAAACCTGCTAAAGAACGAATTTGTAGCAGACTACGAAGACAACTCCTACCAAATCAGCTGGGAAGACTATTACAACAACTGCAATTCGCCATCTTGGATAGAATCCAACATGGCGGCGACGCAAATGAAGTGTTCTGTACTAGACGGCGCGCATGTTAATTGGGAGGGTTACATAAAGGAGATTGAATTAAAATCGATAAATAACAGGTGGGATGACTTTGCTGCGTGGTTGCCTGGGTTTCTACAGGAATATTTCAAGTGTTATTACGGGGACGAGTATATGACGCTTTGTCAGAGCGACAGTTCAATCAAGGAGTGCCAGTTTGTGAGGAACGTCGCGAGGCATAGCGGCAAGATTTGTCATTTGAACCGGTATAATGA ATACACGTACGAAATAAAAGTCATCATGGAAGCAAGCGGTGGCCTCCTAAAGCGCCACGCCGAAATAGCCATCACATACAACCATTACTTCACCAATTACACCCGCTTACTCCACTCAGACGAACGCATCCGTTTCCGAGGAATAATCACCAACGAACCAAACAAATACAACATCGGAACTAAGAACCTTAACGTTCAAGGATACGAAATAAATTGCTTAGAATGCAGAGATGCCAGAGGCACGATTAGTTCGAAAGCACCATCCGTATCGAAATTCTCTGAATTGTTTAAAACCGTTGTCAACGATTGTGTTGTTTCCACAAAGAATGTTTTGAATTTCTTGTTCAATCCCgttgttgtttttaaataa
- the wfs1 gene encoding wolframin ER transmembrane glycoprotein wfs1 isoform X1: protein MPPGGRKRWHIHDGPQGSLRRLRNVLAEDGCAESQFVLAKLLLEEKCELEADKVSNFKQALDWLICATEQAHPEARRMLRRCIRSGVIEEDSAAIVRAKSCLAASRQETVARKAARDLFASLSNGEEFITTAQLERRIREICNTTLQKQDDSTDEDSPEEARALDDGQALEAPQAEAGDSHGNGALRTHQPSEEDYEDTGGPSEEIRNLTVDNLVTAAVDYCQGEMPLVGYELSLTDPSVKSLDHVPLLQQAFLHPLVFIQVLYLKLLDYFGSFQFRLSNIELSLVLIAYLSVSMDSLYHLVPLVLYYVSFIAMVICTFKMFHAKRQFIDFRKWSGLFLRYSDGNLQPDESENLFVMNNIGPFLKFFLALFINLFLYPFIATQWVPFSEFCVLSFSIMFLSLLSFGTNGKPYPDMLALLSFGINVLAKYPYEKDTVVHQGWRFLDLHISNYPSYILGNSIEFCLNARMFFSLLVPIIVFFMARRSNWQGFFKYALPHCVTLSWLQMFIMCSHGCTTYGLIRGTLGLVCSFLFIPLIGVVTLTLPIFAFLQYITISRLFYTTTLVVGFGFTLGVTCILAKTESTKKFVTPFQLASGLITLLYFGNQFVMNVQDGGLPSGLIELIGPDKPSIKNLLKNEFVADYEDNSYQISWEDYYNNCNSPSWIESNMAATQMKCSVLDGAHVNWEGYIKEIELKSINNRWDDFAAWLPGFLQEYFKCYYGDEYMTLCQSDSSIKECQFVRNVARHSGKICHLNRYNEYTYEIKVIMEASGGLLKRHAEIAITYNHYFTNYTRLLHSDERIRFRGIITNEPNKYNIGTKNLNVQGYEINCLECRDARGTISSKAPSVSKFSELFKTVVNDCVVSTKNVLNFLFNPVVVFK from the exons ATGCCACCGGGTGGTCGGAAACGCTGGCATATTCatg ATGGGCCACAAGGGTCCCTCAGGAGGCTGCGCAATGTGCTCGCCGAGGATGGATGTGCAGAATCCCAATTTGTTCTCGCTAAACTACTGTTGGAAGAAAAGTGTG AATTAGAGGCAGACAAAGTATCAAACTTCAAGCAAGCCTTGGATTGGCTGATTTGTGCTACTGAACAAGCGCATCCTGAAGCCAGAAGGATGCTGCGCAG GTGTATCCGCAGTGGTGTGATTGAGGAGGACAGTGCGGCCATAGTCCGTGCCAAGTCCTGCCTCGCTGCTAGCCGCCAGGAGACCGTCGCGCGCAAGGCAGCCCGCGATCTGTTTGCAAG CTTATCCAACGGCGAAGAGTTCATAACGACGGCGCAGCTGGAGCGACGCATCCGAGAAATCTGTAACACGACGCTCCAGAAACAAGACGACAGCACCGATGAAGACTCGCCAG AGGAGGCCCGCGCGTTGGACGACGGGCAAGCCCTGGAGGCTCCGCAGGCCGAGGCGGGCGACAGCCACGGCAACGGCGCGCTGAGGACACACCAACCCTCGGAGGAAG ACTACGAAGACACGGGCGGTCCCAGCGAGGAAATACGCAACCTGACAGTTGACAATCTTGTGACAGCCGCCGTTGACTATTGTCAAGGCGAAATGCCCCTCGTAGGATACGAGCTCAGCCTGACAGACCCCAGCGTCAAATCCTTAGATCATGTCCCATTGCTACAGCAAGCATTCCTACACCCCTTAGTTTTTATACAAGTCCTATACTTGAAGCTACTCGATTACTTCGGCTCGTTCCAATTTAGATTATCCAATATTGAATTATCACTAGTTTTAATagcatatttatccgtcagtatGGATAGCCTATACCACTTGGTGCCATTAGTTTTGTACTACGTTAGTTTCATCGCCATGGTTATATGTACCTTCAAAATGTTCCACGCGAAAAGACAGTTCATAGACTTTAGGAAATGGTCGGGTCTGTTTCTGAGATATAGCGACGGAAATCTACAACCAGACGAATCCGAGAATTTGTTTGTCATGAACAATATAGGGCCGTTTTTGAAGTTTTTCTTAGCattgtttattaatttgtttctaTATCCTTTTATAGCTACGCAATGGGTGCCTTTCTCTGAATTCTGCGTGCTCTCGTTTTCCATAATGTTTCTCTCTCTGTTATCGTTCGGTACGAACGGAAAGCCATATCCGGATATGCTGGCTTTACTATCCTTTGGCATAAACGTGTTAGCCAAATACCCTTACGAAAAGGATACAGTCGTGCACCAAGGGTGGCGGTTTTTGGATCTTCATATATCCAACTATCCGTCTTACATACTGGGGAATAGCATAGAGTTTTGTTTGAACGCTCGCATGTTCTTCTCTTTACTTGTGCCTATTATAGTATTCTTCATGGCTAGGAGGAGTAATTGGCAAGGTTTTTTCAAATATGCATTGCCTCATTGCGTGACTTTAAGTtggttgcagatgtttataatGTGCTCGCACGGTTGCACCACATATGGCTTGATACGTGGTACATTAGGTTTGGTTTGTTCTTTCCTTTTTATTCCTCTGATTGGGGTGGTGACGTTGACTTTGCCGATATTTGCGTTTCTCCAGTACATTACGATATCGCGCTTGTTTTATACGACGACGCTGGTGGTTGGGTTTGGTTTTACGCTGGGGGTTACTTGTATACTCGCCAAGACGGAATCAACTAAGAAATTTGTCACACCTTTCCAG TTAGCATCCGGCCTCATAACGCTGCTGTATTTCGGCAACCAGTTCGTTATGAACGTCCAAGACGGGGGCCTGCCTTCCGGCCTAATCGAACTCATAGGCCCCGATAAACCCAGCATCAAAAACCTGCTAAAGAACGAATTTGTAGCAGACTACGAAGACAACTCCTACCAAATCAGCTGGGAAGACTATTACAACAACTGCAATTCGCCATCTTGGATAGAATCCAACATGGCGGCGACGCAAATGAAGTGTTCTGTACTAGACGGCGCGCATGTTAATTGGGAGGGTTACATAAAGGAGATTGAATTAAAATCGATAAATAACAGGTGGGATGACTTTGCTGCGTGGTTGCCTGGGTTTCTACAGGAATATTTCAAGTGTTATTACGGGGACGAGTATATGACGCTTTGTCAGAGCGACAGTTCAATCAAGGAGTGCCAGTTTGTGAGGAACGTCGCGAGGCATAGCGGCAAGATTTGTCATTTGAACCGGTATAATGA ATACACGTACGAAATAAAAGTCATCATGGAAGCAAGCGGTGGCCTCCTAAAGCGCCACGCCGAAATAGCCATCACATACAACCATTACTTCACCAATTACACCCGCTTACTCCACTCAGACGAACGCATCCGTTTCCGAGGAATAATCACCAACGAACCAAACAAATACAACATCGGAACTAAGAACCTTAACGTTCAAGGATACGAAATAAATTGCTTAGAATGCAGAGATGCCAGAGGCACGATTAGTTCGAAAGCACCATCCGTATCGAAATTCTCTGAATTGTTTAAAACCGTTGTCAACGATTGTGTTGTTTCCACAAAGAATGTTTTGAATTTCTTGTTCAATCCCgttgttgtttttaaataa
- the wfs1 gene encoding wolframin ER transmembrane glycoprotein wfs1 isoform X3, whose product MTRIPRCIRSGVIEEDSAAIVRAKSCLAASRQETVARKAARDLFASLSNGEEFITTAQLERRIREICNTTLQKQDDSTDEDSPEEARALDDGQALEAPQAEAGDSHGNGALRTHQPSEEDYEDTGGPSEEIRNLTVDNLVTAAVDYCQGEMPLVGYELSLTDPSVKSLDHVPLLQQAFLHPLVFIQVLYLKLLDYFGSFQFRLSNIELSLVLIAYLSVSMDSLYHLVPLVLYYVSFIAMVICTFKMFHAKRQFIDFRKWSGLFLRYSDGNLQPDESENLFVMNNIGPFLKFFLALFINLFLYPFIATQWVPFSEFCVLSFSIMFLSLLSFGTNGKPYPDMLALLSFGINVLAKYPYEKDTVVHQGWRFLDLHISNYPSYILGNSIEFCLNARMFFSLLVPIIVFFMARRSNWQGFFKYALPHCVTLSWLQMFIMCSHGCTTYGLIRGTLGLVCSFLFIPLIGVVTLTLPIFAFLQYITISRLFYTTTLVVGFGFTLGVTCILAKTESTKKFVTPFQLASGLITLLYFGNQFVMNVQDGGLPSGLIELIGPDKPSIKNLLKNEFVADYEDNSYQISWEDYYNNCNSPSWIESNMAATQMKCSVLDGAHVNWEGYIKEIELKSINNRWDDFAAWLPGFLQEYFKCYYGDEYMTLCQSDSSIKECQFVRNVARHSGKICHLNRYNEYTYEIKVIMEASGGLLKRHAEIAITYNHYFTNYTRLLHSDERIRFRGIITNEPNKYNIGTKNLNVQGYEINCLECRDARGTISSKAPSVSKFSELFKTVVNDCVVSTKNVLNFLFNPVVVFK is encoded by the exons ATGACTCGCATACCTCG GTGTATCCGCAGTGGTGTGATTGAGGAGGACAGTGCGGCCATAGTCCGTGCCAAGTCCTGCCTCGCTGCTAGCCGCCAGGAGACCGTCGCGCGCAAGGCAGCCCGCGATCTGTTTGCAAG CTTATCCAACGGCGAAGAGTTCATAACGACGGCGCAGCTGGAGCGACGCATCCGAGAAATCTGTAACACGACGCTCCAGAAACAAGACGACAGCACCGATGAAGACTCGCCAG AGGAGGCCCGCGCGTTGGACGACGGGCAAGCCCTGGAGGCTCCGCAGGCCGAGGCGGGCGACAGCCACGGCAACGGCGCGCTGAGGACACACCAACCCTCGGAGGAAG ACTACGAAGACACGGGCGGTCCCAGCGAGGAAATACGCAACCTGACAGTTGACAATCTTGTGACAGCCGCCGTTGACTATTGTCAAGGCGAAATGCCCCTCGTAGGATACGAGCTCAGCCTGACAGACCCCAGCGTCAAATCCTTAGATCATGTCCCATTGCTACAGCAAGCATTCCTACACCCCTTAGTTTTTATACAAGTCCTATACTTGAAGCTACTCGATTACTTCGGCTCGTTCCAATTTAGATTATCCAATATTGAATTATCACTAGTTTTAATagcatatttatccgtcagtatGGATAGCCTATACCACTTGGTGCCATTAGTTTTGTACTACGTTAGTTTCATCGCCATGGTTATATGTACCTTCAAAATGTTCCACGCGAAAAGACAGTTCATAGACTTTAGGAAATGGTCGGGTCTGTTTCTGAGATATAGCGACGGAAATCTACAACCAGACGAATCCGAGAATTTGTTTGTCATGAACAATATAGGGCCGTTTTTGAAGTTTTTCTTAGCattgtttattaatttgtttctaTATCCTTTTATAGCTACGCAATGGGTGCCTTTCTCTGAATTCTGCGTGCTCTCGTTTTCCATAATGTTTCTCTCTCTGTTATCGTTCGGTACGAACGGAAAGCCATATCCGGATATGCTGGCTTTACTATCCTTTGGCATAAACGTGTTAGCCAAATACCCTTACGAAAAGGATACAGTCGTGCACCAAGGGTGGCGGTTTTTGGATCTTCATATATCCAACTATCCGTCTTACATACTGGGGAATAGCATAGAGTTTTGTTTGAACGCTCGCATGTTCTTCTCTTTACTTGTGCCTATTATAGTATTCTTCATGGCTAGGAGGAGTAATTGGCAAGGTTTTTTCAAATATGCATTGCCTCATTGCGTGACTTTAAGTtggttgcagatgtttataatGTGCTCGCACGGTTGCACCACATATGGCTTGATACGTGGTACATTAGGTTTGGTTTGTTCTTTCCTTTTTATTCCTCTGATTGGGGTGGTGACGTTGACTTTGCCGATATTTGCGTTTCTCCAGTACATTACGATATCGCGCTTGTTTTATACGACGACGCTGGTGGTTGGGTTTGGTTTTACGCTGGGGGTTACTTGTATACTCGCCAAGACGGAATCAACTAAGAAATTTGTCACACCTTTCCAG TTAGCATCCGGCCTCATAACGCTGCTGTATTTCGGCAACCAGTTCGTTATGAACGTCCAAGACGGGGGCCTGCCTTCCGGCCTAATCGAACTCATAGGCCCCGATAAACCCAGCATCAAAAACCTGCTAAAGAACGAATTTGTAGCAGACTACGAAGACAACTCCTACCAAATCAGCTGGGAAGACTATTACAACAACTGCAATTCGCCATCTTGGATAGAATCCAACATGGCGGCGACGCAAATGAAGTGTTCTGTACTAGACGGCGCGCATGTTAATTGGGAGGGTTACATAAAGGAGATTGAATTAAAATCGATAAATAACAGGTGGGATGACTTTGCTGCGTGGTTGCCTGGGTTTCTACAGGAATATTTCAAGTGTTATTACGGGGACGAGTATATGACGCTTTGTCAGAGCGACAGTTCAATCAAGGAGTGCCAGTTTGTGAGGAACGTCGCGAGGCATAGCGGCAAGATTTGTCATTTGAACCGGTATAATGA ATACACGTACGAAATAAAAGTCATCATGGAAGCAAGCGGTGGCCTCCTAAAGCGCCACGCCGAAATAGCCATCACATACAACCATTACTTCACCAATTACACCCGCTTACTCCACTCAGACGAACGCATCCGTTTCCGAGGAATAATCACCAACGAACCAAACAAATACAACATCGGAACTAAGAACCTTAACGTTCAAGGATACGAAATAAATTGCTTAGAATGCAGAGATGCCAGAGGCACGATTAGTTCGAAAGCACCATCCGTATCGAAATTCTCTGAATTGTTTAAAACCGTTGTCAACGATTGTGTTGTTTCCACAAAGAATGTTTTGAATTTCTTGTTCAATCCCgttgttgtttttaaataa
- the LOC141442257 gene encoding myrosinase 1-like: MAGKFTLLAVWTLALVNAECKHGSKFPSDFLLGASTAAYQIEGGWNADGKGQSMWDWYLHQQPDLVSDHTNGDVAADSYHLYKQDVALLKEMGAKSYRFSLSWTRILPNGTADYINPYGIIYYNNLINELLANDIVPFVTIYHWDLPIGFSNQGGWLTDEIVDKYADYARVVFAAFGDRVKHWITVNEPNIHCTFAYGYGLQPPLVKSPATGYYDCGRNLLLAHAKAYHIYNKEFRVLQRGKIGITVDHDWPMAASDSIDDIDATEDYQAFHLGQYLDPIFRGDYPHRMVDRVAAASLRQGYNSSRLRSFTEEQKDFIKGTTDFVGINHYSSNYVYRNASVVGMYEVPSFDDDAGYATFTNPSWPESASPSMAAYAPGFYDLLLYIKEAYGNPELYITENGFSETLSEDLYDDLKVDYLRTYLDALLDAKAAGSNVQGYFFWSLLDTFEWTFGYEIRFGLHQVDIDDPARPRTPRKSALVYKEIIRSGVIDYNYNPDPYLRTKVKINCTYNNICNK; the protein is encoded by the exons Atggcgggaaaatttacattactagctgtttg GACGTTGGCGTTGGTGAACGCAGAGTGTAAGCATGGGAGTAAATTTCCCAGTGACTTCTTGCTGGGTGCTTCGACTGCTGCCTACCAAATCGAAGGTGGATGGAATGCGGATG gtaaAGGGCAGTCTATGTGGGATTGGTATTTGCACCAACAACCGGACTTAGTCTCCGATCACACCAACGGCGATGTTGCTGCTGACTCCTACCACTTGTACAAGCAAGACGTAGCATTACTCAAAGAAATGGGCGCCAAAAGTTACAGATTCTCGCTATCTTGGACTAGGATTCTACCAAACGGCACAGCGGACTACATAAATCCCTACGGCATCATTTATTACAACAACCTGATCAACGAACTGCTGGCAAACGACATTGTACCCTTCGTGACAATATATCATTGGGATTTGCCTATTGGTTTCAGCAACCAAGGAGGTTGGTTGACAGATGAGATTGTAGATAAGTACGCGGACTACGCAAGAGTTGTCTTTGCTGCATTCGGGGATAGAGTCAAACATTGGATCACTGTTAACGAACCAAACATACACTGCACTTTTGCCTATGGTTATGGACTACAACCTCCGCTCGTGAAGTCACCCGCCACAGGCTATTATGATTGCGGGAGAAACTTGCTCTTGGCTCATGCTAAAGCgtatcatatttataataaagagtttagaGTGCTTCAAAGGGGTAAAATTGGCATCACCGTGGATCATGATTGGCCTATGGCGGCGTCTGATTCGATAGACGACATCGATGCAACTGAGGATTATCAAGCTTTCCAT CTGGGACAATATCTGGACCCGATATTTCGAGGAGACTATCCTCATCGTATGGTCGATAGAGTGGCAGCAGCAAGTTTGAGACAAGGCTACAACAGCTCCCGGCTCCGTTCGTTCACAGAAGAACAGAAAGACTTCATCAAAGGAACAACTGACTTCGTCGGGATAAACCACTATTCTAGCAACTACGTCTATAGGAATGCGTCAGTAGTTGGAATGTACGAGGTGCCTTCGTTTGATGATGATGCTGGTTACGCCACATTTACTAATCCGTCGTGGCCAGAGAGCGCTTCACCTTCAATGGCT GCCTACGCACCAGGATTCTACGATTTGTTGCTCTACATAAAAGAAGCTTACGGCAATCCAGAACTATACATTACTGAAAATGGTTTCTCTGAGACGTTATCGGAAGACCTGTACGATGATCTGAAAGTGGACTATCTGAGGACCTACTTGGACGCGCTGTTGGACGCAAAAGCCGCTGGATCTAACGTGCAGGGGTATTTCTTCTGGTCTCTACTGGACACGTTCGAGTGGACATTCGGATACGA AATTAGATTCGGGCTTCACCAAGTGGACATAGACGACCCGGCCCGCCCGCGGACCCCACGTAAATCAGCTCTGGTCTACAAGGAGATTATTCGATCGGGCGTCATAGATTACAACTATAATCCAGATCCTTACCTACGAACAAAAGTGAAAATAAactgtacctacaataataTATGTAACAAATAG
- the LOC141442258 gene encoding protein SHQ1 homolog, with translation MLTPRFKLTQDENHVYINVHAPYTNIGDTEIDVDGENFLFVSSPYFLRLRLPGRIIENERSKGSYTCDSGDFNLTFDKENPAEHFENLDMITSLLAPRDIPNLNPNLVESLEEDGITIEDSSENDNGNSYAYGFADKVTVEFHEIGSEFPQIFELKVPERVPKEERNGLRIEYEDSKFSSDHYLADFFDEELIAPYLAAKMHWNDPEFNKDADFNEEEVAVLKELPNKHYLFSKNEHKQVLLGLIDILFGYCYDKRTTLNDSNVESSWTINKLSSTLSWFCSFKDMKQVLIACYRRALVYPIFRNFELCHKVKNDVASMFRKGKKLIIKCMIEIHQMFNTSNDARYILNQLYIKDYLVFLQKCRTEEFTELFNNVTNIEIVKGDLDLDLEELEAAADMVQQEETEVMENEMAVRMASMSLLGLNKNNDIYEEDSDEETDSSSSSDSSSDSSDDSSDLDSDDDPS, from the coding sequence ATGTTGACTCCACGGTTCAAGTTGACCCAGGACGAGAACCACGTGTATATCAACGTGCACGCACCTTACACAAACATCGGCGACACAGAAATAGATGTTGACGGCGAGAATTTCCTGTTCGTATCAAGCCCTTATTTCCTGCGACTACGCCTCCCGGGTAGGATCATCGAGAATGAACGCTCTAAAGGATCTTACACTTGCGATTCAggtgattttaatttaacttttgacaaAGAAAATCCCGCTGAACATTTCGAAAATCTCGACATGATCACTAGCCTTTTGGCTCCTCGCGATATTCCCAATCTTAATCCTAATTTGGTAGAAAGCCTTGAAGAAGATGGCATTACTATAGAGGACAGCAGTGAGAATGATAATGGAAACAGTTATGCTTATGGTTTTGCTGACAAAGTGACTGTTGAATTCCATGAGATTGGCAGTGAATTCCCCCAAATATTTGAGCTTAAAGTGCCTGAGAGAGTACCAAAAGAGGAGCGGAATGGTTTACGCATAGAATATGAGGATAGTAAATTCTCCTCTGATCATTATTTAGCTGATTTCTTTGATGAGGAATTAATTGCTCCTTACCTGGCAGCCAAGATGCATTGGAATGATCCTGAGTTTAACAAAGATGctgattttaatgaagaagAAGTAGCTGTTTTGAAGGAATTACCAAACAAACACTATCTTTTCAGTAAGAATGAACACAAACAAGTTTTGCTTGGTCTAATAGACATTTTGTTCGGATACTGTTATGATAAGAGAACAACTCTAAATGACAGTAATGTAGAGTCAAGCTGGACCATAAATAAGCTGTCTTCTACCCTGAGCTGGTTCTGCTCATTCAAAGACATGAAACAGGTATTAATTGCCTGTTACCGTAGAGCACTTGTTTATCCaattttcagaaattttgaACTCTGCCACAAAGTAAAAAATGATGTTGCATCTATGTTCCGTAAAGGCAAGAAGCTAATTATAAAATGCATGATAGAGATCCATCAAATGTTCAACACAAGCAATGATGCTCGCTACATTCTCAACCAACTCTACATAAAAGACTATTTGGTGTTTCTACAAAAATGTAGAACTGAAGAATTTACGGAACTTTTTAACAATGTTACCAACATTGAAATAGTGAAAGGAGATCTGGACTTGGACTTGGAGGAGTTAGAAGCTGCTGCTGATATGGTACAGCAAGAAGAAACGGAAGTAATGGAGAATGAGATGGCTGTTCGCATGGCATCAATGTCTTTGTTAggattaaacaaaaacaatgataTTTATGAGGAGGACAGCGATGAAGAGACTGATTCATCATCGTCTTCAGACTCCAGTTCTGATTCGTCTGATGACTCGTCAGATCTTGACTCTGATGATGATCCATCTTGA